A DNA window from Nitrospirota bacterium contains the following coding sequences:
- a CDS encoding ribose-phosphate pyrophosphokinase, translating to MPEGIKLFTGNANRALAKEVADYLDINLGDAAVSAFTDGEIMVQINENVRGADVFIIQPTCTPVNHNLMELLLMVDALKRASARRITAVIPYYGYARQDRKVQPRVPISAKLVADLITAAGTDRVLTIDLHAGQIQGFFNIPVDNLYATPVLLDYIRKELHDGIVIVSPDAGGVERARAFAKRLQVSLAIIDKRREKVNESQVMNVIGDVDGKDAILLDDMIDTAGTITQAVSAIKEKGARHIFAA from the coding sequence ATGCCAGAGGGCATCAAACTTTTTACAGGTAATGCTAACAGGGCCTTAGCAAAGGAGGTGGCAGATTACCTTGATATTAATCTGGGGGATGCTGCTGTTTCTGCTTTCACTGATGGTGAGATAATGGTTCAGATAAATGAAAATGTCAGGGGAGCCGATGTATTCATCATTCAACCTACGTGCACACCGGTTAACCACAATCTTATGGAACTGCTCCTTATGGTAGATGCTCTTAAAAGGGCCTCTGCCAGGAGGATTACGGCTGTTATCCCTTATTACGGATATGCAAGGCAGGACAGGAAGGTTCAGCCGAGGGTTCCTATTTCAGCCAAGCTCGTAGCAGACCTGATAACCGCTGCAGGGACAGACAGGGTGCTTACGATTGACTTACACGCCGGTCAAATTCAGGGGTTTTTCAATATCCCTGTTGATAATCTTTATGCAACCCCTGTGCTTCTTGATTACATCAGGAAAGAGTTGCATGATGGGATAGTCATTGTTTCTCCGGATGCGGGAGGTGTTGAAAGGGCAAGGGCCTTTGCAAAAAGACTTCAGGTCTCATTAGCCATAATAGATAAGCGAAGGGAAAAGGTAAATGAATCACAGGTGATGAATGTTATTGGAGATGTTGACGGTAAAGACGCTATACTGCTGGATGACATGATTGATACTGCCGGAACTATTACCCAGGCAGTATCTGCAATAAAAGAAAAAGGGGCAAGGCATATCTTTGCGGCATG
- the ispE gene encoding 4-(cytidine 5'-diphospho)-2-C-methyl-D-erythritol kinase — MFTLKAPAKINWLLEVMGLRDDGYHEIRSLIQKVTLYDVLTFAPFEEITLTTNSQIPVKENLVFKAATILRKTYNVKAGARIHLRKYIPAGAGLGGGSSDAATTLIGLNRLWGLELRQKELHAIAEMLGSDVPFFLYEPLSLVSGRGEKISPLKASNPIDILFVKPGITVSTAWAYNNLPAQIYQGRNLKSSRLGGTELTKKDNNIKLLCQSLKQADISTLSKVIFNDLEIVTGGSFPVIAAIKDRLLKEGAVASMMSGSGPTVFGVFDSKKSAENASKAFKGRYDSIPSLWTAVVKTLISDK; from the coding sequence ATGTTCACTTTAAAGGCTCCTGCAAAGATAAACTGGCTCCTGGAGGTCATGGGTTTACGGGACGATGGGTATCATGAGATTCGGAGCCTTATTCAAAAGGTCACCCTCTATGATGTCCTGACCTTTGCACCTTTTGAAGAAATAACCCTGACAACTAACTCTCAAATCCCTGTTAAAGAAAACCTTGTTTTCAAGGCGGCCACCATACTCAGAAAAACTTATAACGTAAAAGCCGGTGCCAGAATCCATCTAAGGAAGTATATCCCCGCAGGTGCCGGCCTTGGTGGCGGCAGTAGCGATGCAGCAACGACCCTGATAGGTCTTAACAGGCTATGGGGTCTTGAACTCAGACAAAAAGAACTTCACGCCATAGCTGAGATGCTCGGTTCTGATGTCCCATTTTTTCTATACGAGCCGCTTTCACTTGTAAGTGGAAGGGGTGAAAAGATAAGTCCGCTCAAGGCAAGTAATCCGATTGATATCCTGTTTGTGAAGCCAGGGATAACAGTGTCAACTGCATGGGCGTATAACAACCTGCCTGCTCAGATATATCAGGGCAGGAATTTAAAGTCGTCCCGCCTCGGCGGGACTGAGTTGACAAAGAAAGACAACAATATTAAACTACTTTGTCAATCACTTAAACAGGCAGATATCTCTACTCTTAGTAAAGTCATATTCAATGACCTCGAGATTGTCACAGGAGGGAGTTTCCCTGTAATTGCGGCGATAAAAGATAGGCTGCTGAAAGAAGGTGCAGTAGCTTCTATGATGAGTGGAAGTGGGCCTACAGTTTTCGGGGTTTTTGATTCTAAAAAGAGCGCTGAAAATGCCTCAAAGGCTTTTAAAGGTCGGTACGACTCGATTCCGAGCTTGTGGACGGCAGTGGTAAAGACACTAATTAGTGACAAGTGA